In Sphingomonas sp. LT1P40, the following are encoded in one genomic region:
- a CDS encoding GNAT family N-acetyltransferase produces the protein MNAHASRIEASSEIEIRILDSLSALASDAGTALDRATQPSLYDRLDWLRLTQAHLWSDAPTVVATARLGHDAVWLPLRDCGSRHGRGLASWYTLAFAPIFAPGCDAPTRARLLAEIARALRGCFGSLTLWPLEPETAAALEAAFRAQGWVAADRIEAAHWVAHTDGMDFDGYWARRGSKLRNTVRRRTKNSAVETQIFDHFDADAWAAYEAIYPLSWKPAEGSPAFLRAFAQHEGAAGTLRLGVAHREGRAVAAQMWTVENGIATIHKLAHLESEREHSPGTLLSVAMFRHVLDHDRPAIIDYGNGDEPYKAEWMDERRVRHRLQLFNLRSVAGLSKGLGRAYRATIGRIGR, from the coding sequence ATGAACGCGCACGCTTCCCGGATCGAGGCATCGTCAGAAATCGAGATTCGCATCCTCGACTCGCTGTCGGCGCTCGCCAGCGATGCGGGAACCGCGCTCGACCGCGCGACGCAACCGTCGCTGTACGATCGGCTCGACTGGCTGCGACTGACGCAGGCGCATTTGTGGAGCGACGCCCCCACTGTCGTCGCAACCGCGCGACTGGGTCACGATGCCGTCTGGTTGCCGTTGCGCGATTGCGGGTCGCGTCACGGACGCGGACTCGCCAGCTGGTACACGCTGGCGTTCGCGCCGATTTTCGCTCCCGGCTGCGACGCCCCGACCCGCGCGCGCCTCCTCGCCGAAATCGCGCGCGCCCTGCGCGGCTGCTTCGGCAGCCTCACGCTGTGGCCCTTGGAACCCGAAACCGCCGCCGCGCTGGAGGCTGCGTTCCGCGCACAGGGCTGGGTCGCCGCCGACCGGATCGAGGCTGCGCATTGGGTCGCCCATACTGACGGCATGGATTTCGATGGCTATTGGGCGAGACGTGGTTCCAAATTGCGCAACACCGTCCGCCGCCGCACCAAGAATTCAGCGGTCGAAACGCAGATTTTCGACCATTTCGACGCTGATGCCTGGGCTGCCTATGAGGCGATCTACCCGCTCAGCTGGAAACCGGCCGAGGGTTCGCCCGCGTTCCTGCGCGCCTTTGCCCAGCATGAAGGTGCCGCCGGGACGTTGCGCCTCGGTGTCGCGCATCGCGAAGGCCGCGCCGTCGCCGCACAGATGTGGACCGTCGAAAACGGCATCGCCACGATCCACAAACTCGCGCATCTGGAGAGCGAGCGCGAACATTCGCCGGGCACGTTGTTGTCGGTGGCGATGTTTCGCCACGTCCTCGATCACGACCGTCCAGCGATCATCGACTATGGCAATGGCGACGAGCCATATAAGGCCGAGTGGATGGACGAGCGCCGCGTCCGCCACCGCCTGCAATTGTTCAACCTGCGCAGCGTGGCGGGCCTCTCCAAAGGATTGGGCCGCGCCTATCGCGCAACGATCGGACGTATCGGCCGCTGA
- a CDS encoding DUF6311 domain-containing protein: MTAPHPPAMRDLNARLPLVVLPLLLFGAFFHWQILDITNVAWLLRGSDNGENALGLHGFLHDPAPGFLRTYLLNAPDGVGLLFTDSNPLLGALAFPFRALFPADMQLIGWWVLACLYCQVAFAWALLRRHAPNALALWCGVILLAALPTLFNRIVHVNLMAHWLILWSLWRFTHFERSSSNKGWAILIAVTALVHSYLLVMVGAIWASAMLERAWAERGNWQRTLPRLVAECIGILALVAIIAWALGVIEPHRASGNYGAFAMPIDALWNPGIDGYSTFLPAIEQRPGRGFEGFQYLGLGLLLLLPLAAILSRWHRSSTQTDSLARLKWLVPAFIVLTLLAISTYPDFAGQRLPRYTLPQNVAEALDAVRASGRLFWPIAYTLVFAAIRILYRLPAKRAGLILAAIAPIQVADLTPMALSIRAQTAEARGAVLYPRTPSPEWDRLIGQATDIAFVPGDVTKGLGVFQEIAWRAVKAKVPVRNVYAARPSDASAVRQEAESNEFRGGKVIPGRLYILIDGEMIPPPLAAQARPLDGLTIVFQPISSSPR, encoded by the coding sequence ATGACTGCGCCACACCCGCCCGCGATGCGCGATCTCAACGCCCGCCTGCCGCTTGTCGTGCTGCCGCTGCTGCTGTTTGGCGCGTTTTTTCATTGGCAGATCCTCGACATCACCAACGTCGCATGGCTGTTGCGCGGCAGCGACAATGGCGAGAATGCGCTCGGGCTGCATGGCTTTCTCCACGATCCCGCACCCGGCTTTTTACGGACATACCTGCTCAACGCACCTGATGGCGTCGGCCTGTTGTTCACCGACAGCAACCCGCTGCTTGGGGCGCTCGCCTTTCCATTTCGCGCGCTGTTTCCTGCCGACATGCAACTGATCGGCTGGTGGGTGCTGGCCTGCCTGTATTGCCAAGTCGCTTTCGCCTGGGCGCTGCTCCGCCGCCATGCCCCGAACGCGCTGGCCTTGTGGTGCGGCGTCATCCTGCTCGCCGCGCTGCCGACGCTGTTCAACCGCATTGTCCATGTCAACCTGATGGCGCACTGGCTGATCCTGTGGTCGCTATGGCGCTTCACTCATTTCGAGCGGTCGTCGTCGAACAAGGGCTGGGCGATCCTCATCGCGGTGACCGCGCTGGTCCACAGCTATCTGCTGGTGATGGTCGGCGCGATCTGGGCCAGCGCGATGCTGGAACGGGCATGGGCCGAACGCGGCAACTGGCAGCGCACCCTCCCTCGCCTAGTCGCCGAGTGCATCGGCATCCTTGCGCTCGTCGCCATCATCGCCTGGGCGCTCGGCGTAATCGAGCCCCACCGTGCCTCGGGCAATTACGGCGCTTTTGCCATGCCGATCGACGCGCTGTGGAACCCCGGCATCGACGGTTATTCCACCTTCCTCCCCGCGATCGAGCAGCGTCCCGGCCGCGGGTTCGAGGGGTTTCAGTATCTCGGCCTCGGCCTGTTGCTGCTGCTCCCACTTGCCGCGATCCTGTCGCGCTGGCACCGCTCGTCAACGCAGACCGACAGCCTCGCCCGCCTCAAATGGCTTGTCCCCGCTTTCATCGTTCTGACCTTGCTGGCGATCAGCACCTATCCCGATTTCGCCGGACAACGCCTCCCGCGCTACACGCTCCCGCAGAACGTCGCGGAAGCGCTCGACGCCGTCCGCGCCTCGGGCCGTCTGTTCTGGCCGATCGCCTACACGCTGGTGTTCGCCGCGATCCGCATCCTCTACCGCCTCCCCGCGAAACGCGCCGGCCTGATCCTCGCCGCGATCGCCCCGATCCAGGTTGCCGATCTGACCCCGATGGCGCTTTCAATCCGCGCTCAGACTGCCGAAGCGCGTGGCGCGGTCCTCTATCCGCGCACCCCTTCGCCCGAATGGGATCGCCTGATCGGCCAGGCAACCGACATCGCCTTCGTCCCCGGCGACGTAACCAAGGGCCTCGGTGTCTTTCAGGAAATCGCATGGCGCGCGGTCAAGGCCAAGGTGCCCGTCCGCAACGTCTATGCCGCCCGCCCTTCGGATGCCAGCGCGGTACGGCAGGAGGCGGAATCCAACGAATTCCGCGGCGGCAAGGTCATACCCGGCCGTCTCTACATCCTGATCGACGGCGAGATGATCCCGCCCCCGCTCGCCGCGCAGGCCCGTCCGCTGGACGGCCTGACGATCGTGTTCCAACCTATTTCTTCATCGCCTCGATAA
- a CDS encoding mannose-1-phosphate guanylyltransferase/mannose-6-phosphate isomerase has translation MTEHKPIVPVILSGGSGTRLWPMSRPERPKQMLALTAEETMLQLTVQRTPFGERFAAPVIVANALHADMVEEQLGAVEAKAQALILEPMGRNTAPAIALAALAVGGGSDPLLVMPSDHVIADVDAFHAAIHAAMPAVEDGWLVTFGIAPDAPETGYGYIQIGEAIGGGVHKVERFVEKPAREAAEAMIASGDHAWNGGIFLFRADVYLGALASFAPDMLAASQAAMDRAVREGTRILPDATEFAKSPSDSIDYAVMEKAPRVAVVPVSMGWSDLGSWDALHAISDCDIHGNACRGDVVAIDTADCLVRAGAGKKVALVGVSDLIVVVDGDDVLILPRGRSQDVKRIIEAMKK, from the coding sequence ATGACCGAGCACAAGCCGATCGTTCCCGTCATTTTATCGGGCGGATCGGGCACGCGCCTGTGGCCGATGTCGCGGCCCGAACGTCCGAAACAGATGCTGGCACTGACCGCTGAGGAGACGATGCTTCAGTTGACCGTGCAGCGCACGCCGTTCGGCGAGCGCTTTGCCGCGCCGGTGATCGTCGCCAATGCGCTGCATGCCGACATGGTCGAGGAGCAACTGGGGGCAGTCGAGGCGAAGGCACAGGCGCTGATTTTGGAGCCGATGGGGCGGAATACCGCGCCCGCGATCGCGCTGGCGGCGCTGGCGGTGGGCGGGGGCAGCGATCCGTTGCTGGTGATGCCGTCCGACCATGTCATCGCCGATGTCGATGCGTTCCACGCGGCGATCCATGCGGCGATGCCCGCCGTCGAGGATGGCTGGTTGGTGACGTTCGGGATCGCGCCCGACGCGCCGGAGACCGGCTATGGCTATATCCAGATCGGCGAGGCGATCGGTGGCGGGGTTCACAAAGTCGAGCGGTTCGTCGAGAAGCCCGCGCGCGAGGCGGCGGAGGCGATGATCGCATCGGGCGATCATGCGTGGAATGGCGGTATCTTCCTGTTCCGGGCGGACGTGTATCTGGGCGCTCTGGCGTCGTTCGCGCCGGACATGCTGGCGGCGTCGCAGGCGGCGATGGACCGGGCGGTGCGCGAAGGCACCCGCATCCTGCCCGACGCGACCGAGTTCGCGAAATCGCCATCGGATTCGATCGACTATGCGGTGATGGAAAAGGCTCCGCGCGTGGCGGTGGTGCCGGTGAGCATGGGCTGGAGCGATCTGGGCAGTTGGGATGCGCTACATGCGATCAGCGATTGCGACATTCACGGCAATGCCTGTCGCGGCGACGTGGTGGCGATTGACACGGCCGATTGTCTGGTGCGTGCCGGTGCAGGCAAGAAGGTCGCGCTGGTCGGTGTGTCCGACCTGATCGTCGTGGTGGACGGCGACGATGTGCTGATCCTGCCGCGCGGGCGCAGCCAGGACGTGAAGCGGATTATCGAGGCGATGAAGAAATAG
- a CDS encoding TIGR03013 family XrtA/PEP-CTERM system glycosyltransferase codes for MIRLFKHYIPNAVLLLALFDVVLLFAAAEFGWLYRAHQIALDVEPIHTRIPQMLSFAASLELAMIAVGVYGADALQSIRVATARLLVAVSLGTIFLSVIFFLVPALTFWRSNLLYGMLAAVVLLFMLRLLLGKMLGSQSFKRRIVVLGAGARAERLKVLSRKPGSGFVVVGYVAMSEPNRTIPEAIARDAIYNLADHVVLLNASEVVLALEERRNALPLKDLLRIKTTGVHVNEISTFLERETGRVDLQSVNPSWLIFSDGFSSGRMLSSMFKRLFDIVASLLLLVLALPLIILGAIAVKLESKGPAFYRQRRVGLYGQGFDILKLRSMRTDAEVAGKAVWAEKDDPRITRVGRFIRKVRIDELPQCWSVLKGEMSFVGPRPERPQFVEDLEQQLPYYAERHMVKPGITGWAQINYPYGASIEDSRQKLEYDLYYAKNYSPFLDLLILLQTLRVVLFPEGAR; via the coding sequence ATGATCCGCCTGTTCAAACACTATATCCCAAATGCGGTGCTGCTGCTCGCGCTGTTCGATGTCGTGCTGCTGTTTGCTGCCGCCGAGTTCGGCTGGCTGTATCGCGCGCATCAGATCGCGCTGGATGTTGAGCCGATCCACACCCGCATTCCCCAAATGCTCAGCTTCGCCGCCAGCCTCGAACTCGCGATGATCGCGGTCGGCGTTTATGGCGCGGATGCATTGCAGTCGATCCGCGTCGCCACCGCACGATTGCTGGTGGCGGTATCGCTCGGCACGATCTTCCTCTCGGTGATCTTCTTCCTCGTCCCCGCGCTCACCTTCTGGCGCTCCAACCTGCTCTACGGAATGCTGGCCGCGGTCGTATTGCTGTTCATGCTGCGGCTTTTGCTCGGCAAGATGCTCGGCAGCCAGTCGTTCAAGCGCCGTATCGTCGTGCTCGGCGCGGGCGCGCGTGCGGAGCGGCTCAAGGTCCTCTCGCGCAAGCCCGGATCGGGTTTCGTCGTCGTCGGCTATGTGGCGATGAGCGAGCCGAACCGCACGATCCCGGAGGCGATCGCCCGCGACGCGATCTACAACCTCGCCGACCATGTCGTGCTGCTCAACGCCAGCGAAGTCGTGCTCGCGCTCGAGGAACGCCGCAACGCGTTGCCGCTCAAGGATCTGCTGCGGATCAAGACCACCGGCGTCCATGTCAACGAAATCTCGACCTTCCTCGAACGCGAAACCGGACGTGTCGATCTCCAGTCGGTCAACCCCAGCTGGCTGATCTTCTCCGACGGCTTCTCCTCGGGCCGCATGCTGTCGAGCATGTTCAAACGCCTGTTTGACATCGTCGCCAGCCTGCTTCTGCTCGTGCTCGCGCTTCCGCTCATCATTCTGGGTGCCATCGCGGTTAAGCTGGAAAGCAAGGGTCCGGCCTTTTACCGCCAGCGTCGCGTCGGGCTCTACGGCCAGGGCTTCGACATCCTCAAACTCCGCTCGATGCGCACCGATGCCGAAGTCGCGGGCAAGGCGGTCTGGGCCGAAAAGGACGATCCGCGCATTACCCGCGTCGGCCGCTTCATCCGCAAGGTCCGGATCGACGAGCTGCCGCAATGCTGGAGCGTGCTGAAGGGCGAGATGAGCTTCGTCGGGCCGCGCCCGGAGCGGCCCCAGTTCGTCGAGGATCTGGAGCAGCAGCTCCCCTATTATGCGGAACGTCATATGGTGAAGCCGGGCATCACCGGCTGGGCACAGATCAACTATCCCTATGGCGCGTCGATCGAGGACAGTCGGCAGAAGCTGGAATACGACCTCTATTATGCGAAGAATTATTCGCCGTTCCTCGACCTGCTGATCCTGCTGCAAACCTTGCGCGTGGTGCTGTTCCCGGAGGGCGCGCGGTAA
- the prsK gene encoding XrtA/PEP-CTERM system histidine kinase PrsK, giving the protein MVPTLILWGHALAALLFAMLGLWTFRRAEPGVPRNPLALALGLTALWALAVAGIGETDLVTRVASAARNLAWLGFMIALHRRSGMQRPPAAIGTVYGVVAAVILIALALHITAAAAHEVAKDATQAALLLKMMVAVAALVLVQSLHNAITPQSGSGMRPVVLALGAMWLVDINVFSVAWLTEGWPHQLVAVRGLAMALIAAVIAAGLQRRGEWPMQLSRTVAYQSLSLVAIGLYFALLALATTALAAIGGSNARLFQTAFVFGSTAAILTLVSSTWLRAWIKVKLAKHFFRHRYDYRAEWMRFTETLGEPHGSAPLDERIVKALADLTDSPAGLLLLPQGDTLALGAAWNVDRTTLPAAYGEDWPTAGIDPALVLELDPGKDAASPSIRSWDQAWVIVPLPHHARLAGAIVLARPPVPRALDWEDFDLLKAAGRQLASYLAEERAQEALAEAERFDEFNRRFAFIMHDIKNLVSQLTLVARNAERHADNPAFRADMIATLQDSAGRMNDMLARLSQHHRARSDAPIATPLAPLARRVAKACLAQHPVQVIATGDPLAIADPLRLEALLGHLVQNAVEASPADSPVTVAVDATNGEARIEVIDKGCGMSPAFVREKLFKPFVSSKRGGFGIGAFEAQKLAAEMGGRIEVESAEGHGTRFRVVLRAAGNGTNELGRAA; this is encoded by the coding sequence ATGGTCCCGACCCTCATCCTTTGGGGCCACGCCCTCGCGGCATTGTTGTTCGCAATGCTCGGCCTGTGGACGTTTCGACGCGCGGAACCGGGCGTACCGCGCAACCCGCTGGCGCTCGCGCTGGGCCTGACGGCTTTGTGGGCACTCGCGGTTGCAGGCATCGGCGAGACCGATCTGGTCACGCGCGTGGCATCGGCGGCACGCAACCTCGCCTGGCTCGGCTTCATGATCGCGCTTCACCGGCGCAGCGGGATGCAGCGGCCACCCGCCGCGATCGGCACCGTTTACGGCGTCGTCGCCGCCGTCATCCTCATCGCGCTCGCGCTCCATATCACCGCAGCCGCAGCGCACGAGGTCGCCAAGGACGCCACACAGGCGGCGTTGCTGCTCAAGATGATGGTCGCCGTCGCCGCGCTCGTGCTGGTGCAAAGCCTGCACAACGCGATCACGCCCCAGAGTGGCAGCGGCATGCGCCCCGTCGTCCTCGCGCTCGGCGCGATGTGGCTGGTCGATATTAACGTGTTCAGCGTTGCCTGGCTGACCGAGGGGTGGCCGCATCAGCTGGTCGCCGTGCGGGGTCTCGCGATGGCGCTGATCGCCGCCGTCATCGCCGCCGGGCTGCAACGGCGCGGCGAATGGCCGATGCAGCTGTCGCGCACCGTTGCCTATCAGTCGCTGTCGCTGGTTGCGATCGGCCTGTATTTTGCGCTGCTCGCGCTCGCCACGACCGCGCTCGCTGCGATCGGCGGCAGTAACGCACGGCTGTTCCAGACCGCGTTCGTGTTCGGCTCGACCGCCGCCATCCTCACCCTCGTCTCCAGCACGTGGTTGCGCGCATGGATCAAGGTTAAGCTGGCGAAACACTTCTTCCGCCACCGTTACGATTACCGCGCGGAATGGATGCGCTTCACCGAAACGCTGGGCGAACCGCATGGCAGCGCCCCGCTGGACGAACGCATCGTGAAAGCGCTCGCCGACCTCACCGACTCGCCCGCCGGGCTGCTGCTGCTGCCACAGGGCGATACGCTGGCACTGGGTGCCGCATGGAACGTCGATCGCACGACCCTGCCGGCCGCTTATGGTGAGGACTGGCCGACCGCCGGGATCGACCCCGCGCTCGTGCTCGAACTCGACCCCGGCAAGGACGCTGCCTCACCCTCGATCCGCAGCTGGGATCAGGCGTGGGTGATCGTGCCCCTGCCGCATCACGCCCGCCTCGCCGGTGCGATCGTGCTCGCCCGCCCGCCGGTGCCGCGCGCACTCGACTGGGAGGATTTCGACCTACTCAAGGCTGCCGGGCGTCAGCTCGCCAGCTATCTCGCGGAAGAGCGCGCGCAGGAGGCGCTGGCCGAGGCGGAACGCTTCGACGAGTTCAACCGCCGCTTTGCCTTCATCATGCACGACATCAAGAATCTGGTCAGCCAGCTCACCCTCGTCGCGCGCAACGCCGAACGCCATGCCGACAACCCCGCCTTTCGCGCCGACATGATCGCCACCTTGCAGGATTCGGCGGGCCGCATGAACGATATGCTCGCCCGCCTGTCCCAGCATCACCGCGCCCGTTCCGACGCGCCGATCGCCACGCCGCTCGCCCCGCTTGCCCGCCGTGTCGCCAAGGCATGTCTGGCGCAGCACCCGGTTCAGGTTATCGCCACCGGTGATCCACTCGCCATCGCCGACCCCTTACGGCTCGAAGCGTTGCTCGGTCACCTTGTCCAGAACGCGGTCGAGGCCAGTCCCGCCGACTCACCCGTCACCGTCGCGGTGGACGCGACCAATGGCGAAGCCCGTATCGAGGTGATCGACAAGGGTTGCGGCATGTCGCCCGCTTTCGTCCGCGAAAAACTGTTCAAGCCCTTCGTCTCGTCCAAACGAGGCGGCTTCGGCATCGGCGCGTTCGAGGCGCAGAAGCTGGCCGCCGAGATGGGTGGCCGCATCGAAGTAGAAAGCGCCGAAGGCCATGGCACCCGCTTTCGCGTCGTCCTGCGCGCGGCGGGCAACGGCACCAACGAACTCGGACGAGCGGCATGA
- the prsR gene encoding PEP-CTERM-box response regulator transcription factor produces the protein MSDPKPKLLIVEDDAGLQRQLRWAYEGYEILTAGDRESAITMLRAEEPAVVTLDLGLPPDPDGTTEGFAALEQILALKPDTRVIVASGHGERESMLRAIAMGAWDFYQKPIDIDALGLIVARAFHVHALEAENRRLAARAETGTALGGIITGSPEMLKVTRTIERVAPADVSVMLLGASGTGKELLARGLHDSSRRKGAFVAINCAAIPETLLESELFGHEKGAFTGAVKTTEGKIEQAQGGTLFLDEIGDVPLPLQVKLLRFLQERVIERIGGRKAIPVDTRIVCATHQDIDAMVAANSFREDLYYRLAEIVVRIPNLAERPGDAGLLARHLLHKHGTVMKLPAKSFAPDALAAIDAWGWPGNVRELENRVKRAAIMADGKLVTAADLDLGAAPDAEPINLKAIREAADRRAIAHALSRADGNISGTARLLGISRPTLYDLMKAYDLQP, from the coding sequence ATGAGCGACCCCAAGCCTAAACTCCTCATCGTCGAGGACGATGCCGGACTTCAGCGACAATTGCGCTGGGCCTATGAGGGCTATGAGATTCTCACCGCCGGAGACCGCGAGTCCGCGATCACCATGCTGCGCGCCGAGGAACCCGCCGTCGTCACGCTCGACCTCGGCCTCCCGCCCGACCCCGACGGCACGACCGAGGGCTTCGCCGCGCTCGAACAAATCCTCGCATTGAAACCCGACACCCGTGTCATCGTCGCCTCCGGCCATGGTGAGCGCGAATCGATGCTGCGCGCGATCGCGATGGGCGCGTGGGATTTCTATCAGAAGCCGATCGACATCGACGCGCTCGGCCTGATCGTCGCGCGCGCCTTCCACGTCCACGCGCTCGAAGCCGAAAACCGTCGCCTCGCCGCGCGCGCCGAAACCGGCACCGCATTGGGCGGCATCATCACCGGCTCGCCCGAGATGCTCAAGGTTACCCGCACGATCGAACGCGTCGCCCCGGCGGACGTCTCGGTGATGCTGCTGGGCGCCAGCGGCACCGGGAAGGAATTGCTCGCACGCGGCCTGCACGATTCCAGCCGTCGCAAGGGTGCGTTCGTCGCAATCAACTGCGCCGCGATCCCCGAAACCCTGCTCGAATCCGAATTGTTCGGGCATGAAAAGGGCGCGTTCACCGGTGCGGTCAAGACCACCGAGGGCAAGATCGAACAGGCGCAGGGCGGCACGCTGTTCCTCGACGAGATCGGCGACGTGCCGCTGCCGCTTCAGGTCAAATTGCTCCGCTTCCTGCAGGAACGCGTGATCGAGCGCATCGGCGGGCGGAAAGCGATTCCGGTCGACACCCGCATCGTTTGCGCCACGCATCAGGACATCGACGCGATGGTCGCCGCGAACAGCTTTCGCGAAGACCTTTATTATCGCCTCGCCGAAATTGTCGTCCGTATTCCCAACCTCGCGGAGCGCCCCGGCGACGCCGGACTTCTCGCTCGCCATTTGCTCCACAAGCACGGCACCGTAATGAAGCTTCCGGCCAAGAGCTTCGCCCCCGACGCGCTTGCCGCGATCGACGCATGGGGCTGGCCCGGCAATGTCCGCGAGCTGGAAAACCGGGTGAAGCGCGCCGCGATCATGGCCGATGGCAAGCTGGTTACCGCTGCCGATCTCGACCTTGGCGCCGCGCCCGATGCCGAACCGATCAATCTGAAGGCGATCCGCGAAGCCGCCGATCGTCGCGCCATTGCGCACGCGCTGTCCCGCGCGGACGGCAATATCTCCGGCACCGCGCGCCTGCTCGGGATCAGCCGCCCTACCCTCTATGATTTGATGAAGGCCTATGACCTCCAGCCCTGA
- a CDS encoding tetratricopeptide repeat protein, translated as MTSSPEPRRRRSKRTRSLNLRRIVVFALCIGAFGVALFAFRSVVTGGPDPAAAREAVARSQTYLKANNASAARSQAFTAVRADPQWGEAHLALARANLMLDEGVAAESSLRRALDSGVDPKRIHALMAHAILLQGDPRRALVEADKAPEADRAYALKVRTRAFTAGGNLAAARDAAMAAVRLAPQSADAWTDLGRFRFNAGDVVGAIEASTRAVELDKGNTDALILRGELVRTQFGLVAALPWFESALKRDPYRHAALIQYASTLGDAGRTRDMLAATRKAMEVRPRSPQAFYLQAVLAARAEQFDLARQLLQRAGGGVGALPGGLLLGGTLDLQEGRYERAIEKLRNLVSLQPMNIGARKLLASALMRSDASKNAIEVLLPVVARGDADAYSLSLVARGYERIGERATAARYFDRAALPARDNAAWFSSDDAVPMLTAAAQKAPTDDPRATIPLIRGLIDSGDKGAALAKAQDIAARNPGAPAAHTLVGDTLMLLQRPGDAVAAYKSAASIRFDEPAMLRLVEALDRSGQRQQASTTLALFLSQNPLNLAALRLSAHWQAAAGDFDAAIDALEAVRLRTGNRDAALLAELAFAYAGAGEPDRAARYAEAAYLIAPSNPAVAGAMGWALTEGGDTAGGIELLQKAVALAPRHPMLRWHLAQAYAEAGRKADAKAQAQVALATPGFTDRGAAEALIARLA; from the coding sequence ATGACCTCCAGCCCTGAACCGCGTCGTCGTCGCTCCAAGCGCACCCGTAGCCTCAACCTGCGCCGCATCGTCGTGTTCGCGCTGTGCATCGGCGCGTTCGGCGTAGCGCTGTTTGCGTTCCGCTCGGTTGTCACCGGCGGTCCCGACCCCGCCGCCGCGCGCGAAGCGGTCGCGCGCAGTCAAACCTATCTCAAGGCGAACAACGCCTCCGCCGCGCGCAGCCAGGCCTTCACCGCCGTCCGCGCCGATCCGCAATGGGGTGAGGCGCATCTCGCGCTCGCCCGCGCGAACCTGATGCTCGACGAGGGCGTCGCCGCCGAATCCTCGCTCCGCCGTGCACTCGACAGCGGAGTCGATCCCAAACGCATCCACGCCCTCATGGCCCATGCCATCCTGCTGCAAGGCGATCCGCGGCGCGCGCTGGTCGAGGCCGACAAGGCCCCCGAGGCCGACCGCGCCTACGCGCTGAAGGTCCGCACCCGCGCCTTCACCGCCGGCGGCAACCTCGCCGCCGCGCGCGATGCCGCGATGGCTGCCGTCCGCCTCGCCCCGCAAAGCGCTGACGCCTGGACCGATCTCGGGCGCTTCCGCTTCAACGCGGGCGATGTCGTCGGCGCGATCGAGGCCAGCACGCGAGCGGTCGAACTCGACAAGGGCAATACCGACGCCCTCATCCTGCGCGGCGAACTCGTCCGCACGCAATTCGGCCTCGTCGCCGCGCTTCCCTGGTTTGAGTCCGCGCTCAAACGCGACCCGTACCGCCACGCCGCGCTGATCCAATACGCCTCCACGCTTGGTGACGCGGGCCGCACCCGCGACATGCTCGCCGCAACCCGCAAGGCGATGGAAGTCCGCCCGCGCAGCCCGCAGGCCTTCTACCTTCAGGCCGTGCTCGCCGCCCGCGCCGAACAATTCGACCTCGCCCGCCAGTTGCTGCAGCGCGCGGGCGGCGGTGTAGGCGCGCTCCCCGGCGGCTTGCTGCTCGGCGGCACGCTCGATTTGCAGGAAGGCCGCTACGAACGCGCGATCGAGAAACTTCGCAACCTCGTCAGCCTTCAGCCAATGAACATCGGCGCACGCAAATTGCTCGCCAGCGCGCTGATGCGATCCGACGCCTCCAAAAATGCGATCGAGGTCCTGCTTCCCGTTGTCGCACGCGGCGATGCCGACGCCTATTCGCTCTCGCTCGTCGCGCGCGGCTATGAACGGATCGGCGAACGCGCCACCGCCGCGCGCTATTTCGACCGCGCCGCCCTGCCCGCGCGCGACAATGCCGCATGGTTCAGCTCAGACGATGCCGTGCCGATGCTCACCGCCGCCGCGCAAAAGGCACCGACCGACGATCCGCGCGCGACGATCCCGCTGATCCGCGGCCTGATCGACAGCGGCGACAAGGGCGCGGCACTGGCGAAGGCGCAGGATATCGCCGCGCGCAATCCCGGCGCACCCGCCGCGCATACGCTGGTCGGCGACACGCTGATGCTGCTTCAGCGCCCGGGCGATGCCGTCGCGGCGTACAAGTCCGCCGCCAGCATCCGCTTCGACGAACCGGCCATGCTGCGGCTGGTCGAGGCGCTCGACCGTTCGGGCCAACGCCAGCAGGCATCGACCACGCTCGCGCTGTTCCTGTCGCAAAACCCGCTCAACCTCGCCGCCCTGCGCCTGTCGGCGCACTGGCAGGCGGCGGCGGGCGATTTCGACGCCGCGATCGACGCGCTGGAGGCCGTGCGCCTGCGCACCGGCAACCGCGACGCCGCGCTCCTCGCCGAACTCGCCTTCGCCTATGCCGGGGCGGGCGAGCCCGATCGCGCCGCCCGCTATGCCGAGGCCGCTTACCTCATCGCCCCGTCAAACCCCGCCGTCGCGGGCGCAATGGGTTGGGCGCTGACCGAAGGCGGCGACACCGCAGGCGGGATCGAACTGCTGCAAAAAGCCGTCGCGCTCGCCCCGCGCCACCCGATGCTCCGCTGGCATCTCGCGCAAGCCTATGCCGAAGCGGGCCGGAAGGCGGATGCCAAGGCGCAAGCGCAGGTTGCCCTTGCCACCCCCGGCTTCACCGATCGCGGCGCGGCGGAGGCACTGATCGCGCGGTTAGCGTGA